The following proteins come from a genomic window of Methanocella conradii HZ254:
- a CDS encoding TldD/PmbA family protein, whose protein sequence is MEFYDVRELDGYNVSIVYDNGEVDEISEHFFKGGAVRALVGGSFGFTSVDDLEKIGTAIKDAIAIARKMDGLNPRPPIELAPMPKLRKDVYKAKKDPASVPLEEKQRLVKDIEEALRGDLIKSTRVTYSEAYTHNIFKSSEGDEVEFEIYRTGFSCVAVAKDGGAMQMGRSSYFNVGGYEVFDQCDPLKLAEEARKEAITLLRAGSPPAGRFDVILDPELAGVFIHEAVGHAAEADTVLEGDSCIEGMIGSTIGSELVTVRDDPTLLRYGHYPYDSEGVPSQPTTIIEHGVLKSYLNSRETALKFSGHPGNARSSGLMRPVVRMSNTFIENEDMSVEEVFEGVDGVYLKGSRGGQVNTGEGIFQFNAVMGYIVENGQIGKPIRDVSISDSTLRTLKSIVRVANDLEFHSGRCGKAGQSVPVADGSPHILVKDAVVGGSA, encoded by the coding sequence ATGGAATTCTACGACGTAAGAGAGCTGGATGGATATAATGTTTCTATTGTATATGATAATGGCGAAGTCGACGAGATCTCGGAGCACTTTTTTAAGGGCGGGGCGGTGAGGGCCCTGGTAGGCGGCTCCTTCGGCTTCACGAGCGTCGATGATTTGGAAAAAATCGGCACGGCCATAAAGGATGCCATTGCAATCGCCAGGAAGATGGACGGGCTCAACCCCCGGCCACCCATCGAGCTTGCGCCCATGCCTAAACTGAGAAAGGACGTGTATAAGGCTAAAAAAGACCCCGCAAGCGTCCCTCTCGAGGAAAAGCAGCGCCTCGTGAAGGACATCGAGGAGGCGCTTAGGGGCGATTTAATAAAGAGCACCAGGGTCACCTACTCTGAGGCGTACACGCATAATATTTTCAAATCCTCAGAGGGGGATGAGGTGGAATTTGAAATTTACAGGACGGGGTTTAGCTGCGTGGCCGTTGCGAAGGATGGAGGCGCCATGCAGATGGGCCGGAGTAGCTACTTTAACGTGGGCGGATACGAGGTGTTCGACCAGTGTGACCCCCTAAAGCTGGCTGAAGAGGCCAGGAAGGAGGCCATCACGCTTTTGAGGGCCGGGTCCCCGCCGGCAGGCCGCTTCGACGTCATACTGGACCCGGAGCTGGCGGGTGTATTTATTCATGAGGCCGTGGGCCACGCAGCCGAGGCCGACACGGTGCTCGAGGGCGACTCGTGCATCGAGGGCATGATTGGCTCCACGATAGGAAGCGAGCTGGTGACCGTGAGAGATGACCCTACGCTGTTGCGGTATGGGCATTACCCGTATGACAGCGAGGGCGTGCCTTCGCAGCCCACGACCATAATCGAGCATGGCGTCCTTAAATCGTATTTGAACTCGAGGGAGACTGCGCTAAAGTTTAGCGGGCATCCGGGTAACGCCCGCTCCAGCGGCCTGATGAGGCCGGTGGTGCGCATGAGCAACACTTTTATTGAGAACGAGGACATGTCGGTCGAGGAGGTGTTCGAGGGCGTGGACGGCGTATACCTGAAAGGCTCGCGGGGCGGCCAGGTAAACACTGGAGAGGGGATATTCCAGTTCAACGCGGTGATGGGCTACATCGTTGAGAACGGGCAGATTGGAAAGCCCATCAGGGACGTCTCGATTTCCGACAGCACGCTCAGGACGCTTAAGAGCATCGTGCGGGTCGCTAACGACCTCGAGTTTCACTCGGGACGCTGCGGCAAGGCCGGGCAGAGCGTGCCAGTCGCGGACGGCTCTCCGCACATCCTCGTCAAGGACGCGGTCGTGGGGGGCTCCGCATGA
- a CDS encoding TldD/PmbA family protein translates to MSLKKLVELALKEGATEAEVFCSKARLVNVETQRGSVGFAEESASEGLGIRVVAGGALGFSSVNDPRRYEEAVKAAVRCARARGPDPSLKGLPRPGQYRAATGIYDRRLEELSLDECIDMAAAMVAEAKKDKDISVTFGKLTSQASETSIVSSSGIDACEKETAVYGYIDVILKKDGQVSTAFDYDVSRAWDVDFSLVGERAAELARSSLNAVSVESGSYDVLLGPQAFADIMEGTLLFAINAESVQKGRSSLSSKMGERVAVDGLTMVDDGLLPGGLGTSSFDDEGVPTQQTIIIKDGILESFIYDSYTAGKEGRESTGNAMRGTYQLSPKVGPHNVRFEYPRSDVIGETERGIYVNSIIGAHTANPVTGDFSVECRNSFVVEGGQKIKPIKSLMLSGNAFDFLRKIDGMGRDDRKVGAFVTPTVKVKDVRVTRGS, encoded by the coding sequence ATGAGCCTAAAAAAGCTCGTTGAGCTGGCCTTGAAGGAGGGCGCCACCGAGGCCGAGGTTTTCTGCTCTAAGGCTAGGCTGGTCAACGTCGAGACGCAGAGGGGTAGCGTCGGCTTCGCCGAGGAGAGCGCCTCGGAGGGCCTGGGAATCCGCGTGGTCGCCGGCGGAGCTTTAGGTTTTTCCTCGGTCAACGACCCCCGGAGGTACGAAGAGGCAGTGAAGGCGGCGGTCAGGTGCGCGAGGGCGCGAGGGCCGGACCCATCGTTGAAGGGCCTCCCCAGGCCAGGGCAATATAGAGCCGCCACTGGCATATACGACAGGCGCCTCGAGGAGCTTAGCCTGGACGAGTGCATCGACATGGCTGCGGCCATGGTGGCCGAGGCCAAAAAGGATAAGGACATCTCGGTCACCTTCGGCAAGCTTACGAGCCAGGCCTCCGAGACCTCCATCGTAAGCTCGAGCGGTATAGATGCCTGCGAGAAGGAGACCGCAGTCTACGGCTATATCGACGTGATATTAAAAAAGGATGGCCAGGTGTCCACAGCCTTCGATTACGACGTGTCGAGGGCCTGGGACGTCGACTTCTCCCTCGTGGGAGAGAGGGCGGCGGAGCTGGCGAGAAGCTCGCTTAACGCCGTCTCGGTGGAGAGCGGCTCCTATGACGTCTTGCTGGGGCCTCAGGCCTTTGCCGACATCATGGAGGGCACGCTGCTGTTCGCCATTAACGCCGAGAGCGTGCAGAAGGGCAGGTCGAGCCTTTCCAGTAAGATGGGAGAGAGGGTGGCCGTGGATGGACTAACGATGGTCGACGACGGCCTCTTGCCCGGCGGCCTTGGCACGTCGAGCTTTGACGACGAGGGCGTCCCCACCCAACAAACCATAATTATAAAAGACGGCATACTCGAGTCGTTTATCTACGACTCCTACACGGCGGGCAAGGAGGGCCGGGAGTCGACGGGCAACGCCATGAGGGGCACGTACCAGCTCAGCCCAAAGGTGGGACCCCACAACGTCCGCTTCGAGTACCCGAGGAGCGATGTCATAGGAGAGACTGAAAGGGGTATCTACGTGAACTCTATAATAGGCGCCCATACCGCCAACCCCGTGACTGGCGACTTCTCGGTCGAGTGCCGAAACTCGTTCGTCGTGGAGGGCGGCCAAAAGATAAAACCAATAAAGTCTCTCATGCTCAGCGGTAACGCCTTCGACTTCTTAAGGAAGATAGATGGCATGGGCAGGGATGACCGCAAGGTCGGGGCCTTCGTCACCCCAACTGTCAAGGTCAAAGATGTGCGGGTCACGCGGGGCTCGTAA
- a CDS encoding PFL family protein, with amino-acid sequence MIYSIEEILETVRMIQAEHLDIRTVTMGISLRGCACDNIREMNRRIYETVTSRAKRLVSEARAVEQKFGIPIVNKRISVTPIASLLDAPLAGDKKAVEGAVSVAKTLDRAARDLNVDFIGGYSALVHKGFTAGDSILISSIPEALASTERVCSSVNVATTKSGINMDAVLLMGQVIKRTAELNPVGCAKLVVFANAPSDNPFMAGAFHGDGEPETVINVGISGPGVVRAVLSQMKDADLGELSETIKRTSFKITRMGELVGREMAERLGVEFGIVDLSLAPTPAEGDSVANILEAMGLEKCGTHGTTAALALLTDAVKKGGAMATSYTGGLSGAFIPVSEDAGMVDSVKRGAITIDKLEAMTSVCSVGLDMLVVPGDTPPETISAIIADECAIGVINGKTTGVRIIPAGKEGEYVEFGGLLGGSYVMPLNRFSSAGFVRRGGRIPPPIQSFKN; translated from the coding sequence ATGATTTACTCGATCGAGGAGATACTCGAGACGGTCCGCATGATTCAGGCGGAGCACCTGGATATTAGGACTGTCACTATGGGAATAAGCCTGAGGGGGTGCGCCTGCGATAATATAAGGGAGATGAACAGGCGTATCTATGAGACCGTGACTTCGAGGGCTAAGAGGCTGGTGAGCGAGGCCAGGGCGGTCGAGCAGAAGTTTGGGATACCAATCGTTAATAAGCGTATTTCTGTGACCCCTATCGCCAGCCTGCTAGATGCCCCCCTCGCTGGCGATAAGAAGGCCGTGGAGGGTGCCGTGTCGGTTGCGAAGACTCTGGATAGGGCGGCCAGGGACCTTAATGTGGATTTTATAGGCGGCTACTCTGCGCTCGTGCACAAGGGCTTCACGGCTGGCGATTCTATTTTGATTAGCTCGATACCCGAGGCGCTGGCCTCCACCGAGCGGGTGTGCAGCTCCGTCAACGTGGCCACCACGAAGAGCGGCATCAACATGGACGCCGTGCTCCTCATGGGGCAGGTCATCAAGCGTACGGCGGAGCTTAACCCGGTTGGGTGCGCGAAGCTCGTGGTCTTCGCCAACGCCCCGTCTGACAACCCGTTCATGGCCGGGGCGTTCCATGGCGATGGGGAGCCCGAGACGGTGATTAACGTGGGCATATCCGGGCCTGGCGTCGTAAGAGCAGTACTGTCGCAGATGAAGGACGCCGACCTGGGCGAATTGTCCGAGACCATAAAGCGCACATCCTTTAAGATAACAAGGATGGGCGAGCTTGTGGGCAGGGAGATGGCAGAGCGGCTTGGCGTGGAGTTCGGCATCGTCGACCTGTCGCTAGCGCCTACCCCTGCCGAGGGGGACTCGGTGGCTAACATTTTGGAAGCAATGGGCCTGGAGAAGTGCGGCACCCATGGCACCACGGCTGCGCTTGCGCTGCTCACCGACGCCGTCAAGAAGGGCGGGGCGATGGCTACTTCGTATACGGGCGGCCTGTCGGGCGCCTTCATACCCGTGAGCGAGGACGCGGGCATGGTAGACTCGGTGAAGCGCGGCGCAATCACCATCGACAAGCTGGAGGCCATGACGAGCGTGTGCTCCGTGGGCCTTGACATGCTCGTCGTGCCCGGCGACACTCCCCCCGAAACCATCTCAGCCATAATAGCCGATGAGTGCGCCATAGGCGTAATAAATGGAAAGACCACCGGCGTGCGCATAATACCAGCCGGAAAAGAGGGGGAGTACGTGGAGTTCGGCGGGCTTCTCGGAGGAAGCTACGTGATGCCCCTCAACAGGTTCTCCTCTGCTGGCTTCGTCAGGCGTGGCGGCAGGATACCACCGCCAATACAGAGCTTCAAGAACTAG
- a CDS encoding ACT domain-containing protein produces MAKERAVITVTGVDHPGIIAAITKALADQDVNIEDLSQTIVQGLFTMILIADITDHDLSKLQQTMARVGKKQGVQITVQHEDIFKYMHRV; encoded by the coding sequence ATGGCAAAGGAGCGCGCAGTCATAACCGTGACCGGCGTCGACCATCCGGGGATAATAGCGGCGATAACCAAGGCGCTAGCCGATCAGGACGTTAATATAGAGGACTTGAGCCAGACCATAGTGCAGGGACTATTCACGATGATACTCATAGCGGACATCACTGACCATGATTTATCTAAGCTACAGCAGACCATGGCCCGCGTTGGGAAGAAGCAGGGCGTCCAGATCACGGTACAGCACGAGGACATTTTCAAGTACATGCACAGGGTTTGA
- a CDS encoding THUMP domain-containing protein — translation MMRRLVFELSGEHDTLPKSEVSGCIEAYGWQYEVVGSYRQALAIRTDADVSILAGRLALTHHIMEPIFECSADEEAILREAGSADIKLKAGERFLVRVKCVGGHGRISPQFERRLGAAIWRRGYKVSLTNPDVVFRAIVTGGVCIFGKLIASPDRAQYEKRAPQKKPFFLPGVLMPRISRAIVNMSRIREGWMLDPMSGTGGILVEAELISDAIHVIGSDIQKKMAYGTRWNLRHYGKNYDVMMQDSLKMGIKTNSIDAIVTDFPYGQSTPIKGSSLEAFHRDTIKEIFRVLKPGRYAVIVYREPMEKLLREAGFNVIESHEQYIHKSLTRHITLVRKEVV, via the coding sequence ATGATGAGGCGCCTTGTCTTCGAGTTGTCAGGCGAGCATGATACATTGCCGAAGAGCGAGGTATCAGGCTGCATAGAGGCCTATGGCTGGCAGTATGAGGTTGTCGGCAGCTATCGCCAGGCGCTCGCCATTAGAACGGATGCTGATGTATCTATACTGGCGGGCAGGCTTGCGCTCACCCATCATATCATGGAGCCTATTTTCGAGTGCAGTGCGGACGAGGAGGCGATTTTGCGGGAAGCCGGCTCCGCCGATATCAAGCTTAAGGCTGGCGAGCGTTTTCTCGTGAGGGTGAAATGCGTTGGCGGGCATGGGAGGATTAGCCCTCAATTTGAGAGGAGGCTTGGGGCGGCGATATGGAGGAGGGGCTATAAGGTCAGCCTCACGAACCCAGACGTCGTCTTCAGGGCGATAGTGACCGGGGGCGTTTGCATCTTCGGGAAGCTCATCGCAAGCCCCGATAGGGCACAATACGAAAAGCGGGCGCCCCAGAAGAAGCCGTTCTTCCTGCCAGGCGTGCTTATGCCCCGAATAAGCCGTGCCATCGTAAATATGTCCCGAATAAGGGAGGGGTGGATGCTCGACCCAATGTCCGGCACGGGGGGCATCCTCGTAGAGGCAGAGCTGATAAGCGACGCCATCCACGTCATCGGCAGCGACATCCAGAAGAAGATGGCCTACGGCACCCGGTGGAACCTCAGGCATTACGGCAAAAACTACGACGTGATGATGCAGGACTCCTTGAAGATGGGCATCAAAACCAATTCTATCGACGCAATTGTCACCGACTTCCCTTATGGCCAATCCACTCCCATAAAGGGCTCATCCCTTGAGGCGTTCCACCGTGACACGATAAAAGAGATATTCCGCGTACTAAAGCCAGGAAGATACGCCGTCATAGTATACAGGGAGCCAATGGAAAAGCTATTAAGAGAAGCGGGGTTTAATGTGATTGAGTCGCACGAGCAGTACATCCATAAAAGCCTGACGAGGCACATCACGCTCGTGCGGAAAGAGGTAGTTTGA
- a CDS encoding complex I subunit 5 family protein, with protein sequence MYDYLALMPIIMPIIGALLTYALGKYSEKAQDVFLVAYSALIFLVDVAYLVLLQTGALKPQAYGFIVLDAPGIVISILIAFIGTLAIFYSFVYKDSKHYDNTYFIMYFLLMGMMSGLASTYNVIVMLIFLEAATVISSVLILFGRTKRSIKAAYVYLAISIIEVVLVVTGAFILYNDAGTIDLNLMKPGSVSQNDMFLLAMLFFFGFGTKAGLLPLGIIWLPPAHAEAPPPISATMSGILIKASVIAMIKAVYPFYLISGVETLILVVASFGVLNMLVGVIMALLSEDIKRLLAYHSISQMGYIIMGLGFATPIAIYGALFHITNHMLFKGCLFLITGALILRINTRKIHKMGGLMWQMPLTGACFLIASLAMSGVPFLNGFVSKELIYEGSIEAGYPIIFSIFGLDLTIFSIFGWVTSLLTFTCLIHAFYVMFMGKPREEFKDAKDPPVFMMLPILIMAGLCIVLGVYPDLASGALEFAANALFGLTHI encoded by the coding sequence ATGTACGACTACCTGGCCCTCATGCCCATCATCATGCCCATAATAGGGGCGCTACTCACATACGCCCTCGGCAAGTACTCGGAGAAGGCCCAGGACGTGTTCCTGGTAGCGTATTCTGCGCTGATTTTTCTGGTAGATGTAGCGTACCTTGTCCTGCTCCAGACGGGCGCGCTAAAGCCGCAGGCCTATGGCTTCATAGTGCTCGACGCCCCGGGAATAGTGATAAGCATACTGATCGCATTCATCGGCACGCTGGCCATCTTCTACTCATTCGTGTACAAGGACAGCAAGCACTATGATAACACGTACTTCATCATGTATTTCCTGCTCATGGGCATGATGAGCGGATTGGCAAGCACCTACAACGTCATAGTGATGCTCATCTTCCTGGAGGCGGCCACTGTCATAAGCTCTGTATTAATATTATTCGGCCGCACCAAGCGCTCGATAAAGGCGGCCTACGTGTACCTTGCCATTAGCATCATAGAGGTGGTACTCGTGGTCACGGGCGCCTTCATCCTGTATAACGACGCAGGCACCATAGACCTCAACCTCATGAAGCCGGGGAGCGTGAGCCAGAATGACATGTTCCTGCTCGCCATGCTGTTCTTCTTCGGGTTTGGCACCAAGGCCGGACTGCTGCCGCTGGGCATAATATGGCTTCCGCCCGCCCACGCCGAGGCCCCGCCTCCGATAAGCGCAACCATGTCGGGCATCCTCATCAAGGCCAGCGTCATAGCCATGATCAAGGCGGTATACCCGTTCTACCTCATCTCTGGGGTGGAGACGCTCATCCTGGTCGTGGCGTCCTTCGGGGTGCTCAACATGCTCGTGGGCGTGATAATGGCCCTGCTCTCCGAGGATATCAAGCGCCTGCTCGCCTATCATAGCATTAGCCAGATGGGCTACATCATCATGGGCCTGGGCTTCGCCACGCCCATCGCCATCTATGGCGCCCTGTTTCACATAACCAACCACATGCTCTTCAAGGGCTGCCTATTCCTGATAACTGGCGCCCTCATCCTGAGGATTAACACCAGGAAGATCCACAAGATGGGCGGCCTCATGTGGCAGATGCCGCTCACCGGGGCCTGCTTCTTGATAGCCTCGCTGGCCATGTCGGGCGTGCCCTTCCTTAACGGCTTCGTCAGCAAGGAGCTCATCTACGAGGGGTCCATCGAGGCCGGCTACCCAATAATATTCTCGATTTTCGGGCTGGATTTAACCATATTCTCCATATTCGGCTGGGTGACGAGCCTGCTCACCTTCACCTGCCTCATCCACGCCTTCTACGTGATGTTCATGGGAAAGCCCAGAGAGGAGTTCAAGGACGCGAAAGACCCCCCGGTCTTCATGATGCTGCCCATACTGATAATGGCCGGATTGTGCATCGTACTGGGCGTATACCCCGACCTCGCCTCAGGAGCGCTGGAGTTCGCGGCCAACGCGCTCTTCGGGCTGACCCACATATGA
- a CDS encoding hydrogenase 3 maturation endopeptidase HyCI translates to MDLEALKKALASRLHGVRPESVVLVGVGNRLRGDDAIGPAIIDMLKGHVPHALDVGEAPENYTSMIKRLKPSVIIFLDALDFGGMPGSVTLVESEEIQRYGASTHGLSLEVAMDYLRLETGAVVFLIGVQPERVGEGEGLSPSLVKPINDLARALIEAIQN, encoded by the coding sequence ATGGACTTAGAAGCCTTAAAGAAAGCGCTGGCCTCTCGCCTGCACGGCGTCCGCCCGGAGAGCGTAGTATTAGTAGGCGTCGGCAACAGGCTCAGGGGCGATGATGCCATAGGCCCTGCTATCATCGACATGCTAAAGGGCCATGTTCCCCATGCGCTGGACGTGGGTGAAGCCCCCGAGAATTATACGAGCATGATAAAGCGCCTTAAGCCCTCCGTGATAATATTCCTTGACGCATTGGACTTTGGTGGCATGCCAGGCAGCGTGACTCTCGTCGAATCCGAGGAAATCCAGAGATATGGCGCGAGCACCCACGGCCTCTCTCTAGAGGTGGCGATGGATTACCTGAGGCTCGAGACGGGGGCCGTCGTTTTTCTCATAGGCGTCCAGCCGGAGAGGGTTGGCGAGGGCGAGGGGCTATCGCCTTCCCTTGTGAAGCCCATAAATGACCTGGCCCGCGCCCTGATAGAAGCGATACAAAATTAA
- a CDS encoding acylphosphatase: MKAVDVIVSGRVQAVGFRAFTMRNALMLGVRGYVENLEDGRVHAVLEGDDHQVDKLLEMMRQGPRSARVEGVTVRPVEAAGYQGFDAR, encoded by the coding sequence ATGAAGGCCGTTGACGTTATAGTATCTGGCAGGGTGCAGGCGGTCGGCTTCAGGGCGTTCACCATGAGGAACGCCCTTATGCTCGGCGTCAGGGGCTACGTCGAGAATCTCGAGGATGGCAGGGTTCACGCCGTCCTCGAGGGCGACGACCACCAGGTGGATAAGCTGCTAGAGATGATGAGGCAGGGCCCGAGGTCAGCAAGGGTAGAGGGCGTCACGGTGAGGCCGGTTGAGGCGGCGGGCTATCAGGGATTCGATGCCCGCTAG
- a CDS encoding type II glyceraldehyde-3-phosphate dehydrogenase, which yields MADKIKVALNGYGTIGKRVADAVMRQDDMTLVGIAKTKPDYEAYVASHKGYPIYAVDPAKAGPKFKAAGIEIAGSNLDMIKKADIVVDCAPEGIGEENKKIYEQLGKPAIFQGGEEHEVAGTSFNAAANYGEAIGKKFVRVVSCNTTGLCRLIYAIDKAFGVQKARVVLVRRGGDPNDAKRGPLNGIVPDPIQLPSHHGPDVQTVLPHINIETAAMKVPTTLMHMHFVNMSLKKRPSREEVLDVLRQWPRLWLIPSWYNIKFTGDAIEFGRELGRSRNDIMENAIWEESVTVDKEGEFNAFQAIHQESDVIPENIDCIRAMTGIEKDGMKSMAKTNKALGIGNFNPWKLAPP from the coding sequence ATGGCAGATAAGATCAAGGTAGCGCTCAATGGCTACGGTACAATAGGAAAGCGCGTGGCCGACGCCGTGATGCGCCAGGACGACATGACGCTGGTAGGAATAGCCAAGACCAAGCCAGACTACGAGGCATACGTGGCAAGCCATAAGGGTTATCCCATTTACGCCGTCGACCCGGCGAAGGCCGGGCCGAAGTTCAAGGCCGCAGGAATTGAGATAGCAGGCTCCAACCTGGACATGATAAAGAAGGCCGACATAGTGGTAGACTGTGCCCCCGAGGGCATAGGAGAGGAGAACAAGAAGATATACGAGCAGCTAGGCAAGCCCGCCATATTCCAGGGCGGCGAGGAGCACGAGGTGGCCGGGACGTCCTTCAACGCCGCAGCAAACTATGGGGAGGCGATTGGCAAGAAGTTCGTGAGGGTCGTATCGTGCAACACCACCGGCCTGTGCAGGCTCATATACGCAATAGATAAGGCCTTTGGCGTGCAGAAGGCCAGGGTGGTGCTGGTGAGGAGGGGCGGCGACCCCAATGATGCCAAGCGCGGCCCGCTCAACGGCATCGTGCCCGACCCTATACAGCTGCCGTCCCACCACGGCCCAGACGTCCAGACCGTTCTTCCGCACATCAACATAGAGACGGCCGCCATGAAGGTGCCCACCACGCTAATGCACATGCACTTCGTGAACATGAGTTTAAAGAAGAGGCCCTCAAGGGAAGAAGTATTAGACGTGTTAAGGCAATGGCCGAGGCTCTGGCTCATACCCTCATGGTATAACATCAAGTTCACCGGCGATGCCATCGAGTTCGGCAGGGAGCTCGGCAGGTCCAGGAACGACATCATGGAGAACGCCATCTGGGAAGAGTCAGTGACAGTGGATAAGGAGGGGGAGTTTAACGCCTTCCAGGCCATCCACCAGGAGTCCGACGTCATACCTGAGAATATCGATTGTATCAGGGCCATGACTGGCATCGAGAAGGATGGCATGAAGTCCATGGCTAAGACTAACAAGGCGCTGGGCATAGGAAACTTTAACCCGTGGAAGCTCGCTCCGCCGTAA
- a CDS encoding DUF2085 domain-containing protein: MDIKRALFDIIVVIYVAIAAAIFIPWMLFSILGPAPLAIAISDAVFRFFSLFCHQLPWRSLFFNGVQMPVCARCASIYVATALGLAFFRIRGYGGREFRMSWPLLILLFVPTGVDGFTQYLGLRESTNLLRLITGFPYGLGYAYLLAWAVPFTWALLELVATAMRGDGENAKLVLQRIKSMAWPFTRSARIPPRSS, translated from the coding sequence ATGGACATTAAAAGGGCTTTGTTCGACATAATCGTGGTCATTTATGTTGCCATAGCCGCCGCAATCTTCATACCGTGGATGCTGTTCTCCATCCTGGGGCCGGCACCGCTTGCAATAGCCATATCCGATGCCGTATTCAGGTTTTTCTCGCTCTTTTGCCACCAGCTCCCATGGCGGTCTCTATTCTTCAATGGGGTCCAGATGCCCGTGTGCGCCCGCTGCGCCTCCATTTACGTGGCTACGGCATTAGGGCTGGCCTTTTTCAGGATCAGGGGGTATGGCGGACGAGAGTTCAGGATGAGCTGGCCTCTGCTCATCCTTTTATTCGTACCCACTGGCGTGGACGGCTTCACCCAGTACCTCGGCCTGCGGGAGAGCACTAACCTCTTGAGGCTTATAACTGGATTCCCGTATGGCCTGGGCTACGCCTACCTCCTCGCATGGGCGGTGCCGTTCACCTGGGCGCTTCTGGAGCTCGTGGCCACCGCGATGAGGGGCGATGGCGAGAATGCGAAATTAGTGCTTCAAAGGATAAAAAGCATGGCCTGGCCTTTCACGCGTAGCGCACGGATTCCCCCTCGATCTTCATGA
- a CDS encoding DUF2085 domain-containing protein: protein MSRLEGYIIAFGSFVIRHWLSIANVALLIFIAPIVLYPYFMSTGDPALVAIAGAIKAGYHATCHQLPERSLFIFGYQMAVCSRCFAIYVSFLAGGLLFYFIRKRLKPFHIAYYALLCLPMAIDGFAQLFGVPLPRGIGPGMQLIWTVESTNEIRVVTGAIFGLGSALFVMPYMEEVMKIEGESVRYA, encoded by the coding sequence ATGAGCAGGCTTGAAGGATATATTATCGCTTTTGGCTCCTTCGTGATAAGGCACTGGCTAAGCATCGCGAACGTCGCTTTGCTGATATTCATAGCCCCAATCGTTTTATACCCATACTTCATGTCCACCGGAGACCCCGCCCTGGTGGCCATAGCAGGTGCCATCAAGGCCGGATACCATGCGACCTGCCACCAGCTCCCAGAGAGGTCCCTCTTTATCTTCGGCTACCAGATGGCGGTATGCTCCAGGTGTTTCGCCATCTACGTATCCTTCTTAGCGGGTGGGCTGCTTTTCTATTTCATCAGGAAGCGGCTTAAGCCGTTCCATATCGCCTATTATGCCTTATTGTGCCTGCCGATGGCCATCGATGGCTTCGCCCAGCTTTTCGGCGTGCCCCTCCCGCGAGGAATTGGCCCGGGCATGCAGCTCATCTGGACCGTGGAGAGCACTAACGAGATAAGGGTCGTCACGGGCGCCATATTTGGCCTTGGCAGCGCCCTCTTCGTGATGCCTTACATGGAGGAGGTCATGAAGATCGAGGGGGAATCCGTGCGCTACGCGTGA